One region of Zingiber officinale cultivar Zhangliang chromosome 7B, Zo_v1.1, whole genome shotgun sequence genomic DNA includes:
- the LOC122005437 gene encoding uncharacterized protein LOC122005437 has protein sequence MDERRVRENRVPLKDVVVDCTRRWFQDALKEAKAGDTAMQVLVGQMYQSGYGVSKNEQKANAWITKASRYRSSVWKVSDKQPGYNASDSDSDENINMES, from the exons ATGGACGAACGGAGGGTGCGGGAGAACCGCGTCCCTCTCAAGGACGTGGTAGTGGACTGCACCCGTCGGTGGTTCCAGGATGCGCTCAAGGAGGCAAAGGCCGGGGATACTGCGATGCAAGTTCTTGTTGGTCAGATGTACCAGAGCGGCTACGGAGTCTCGAAGAACGAGCAAAAG GCAAATGCTTGGATTACAAAAGCATCAAGGTATCGAAGTTCAGTTTGGAAGGTTAGCGACAAACAGCCAG GTTATAATGCTAGTGACTCGGATTCTGATGAGAACATTAATATGGAATCATGA
- the LOC122005438 gene encoding probable WRKY transcription factor 26 produces the protein MASSAGSLDSPANSTGTTAFAFSPTCSSFTELLASDDGGRRDSEGSGGGVPKFKSAPPPSLPISRPPVSASSCFAIPAGLSPAELLDSPLLLSSSHMLPSPTTGTFPAQALNSRFFSSTSQLGNSIENKNFSFRTNTIPQNLQTAPYQNSLAAISPWNHHETSGNNSELSSLKSSIKVEAVAPAQANSQASNGGGIQASVSLQDQRRLEDGYNWRKYGQKQVKASDNPRSYYKCTYPNCPTKKKVERSLDGQITEIVYKGTHNHPKPQSTRRNSVAMAQAFQGAVSSKASENSCGQSDMPIDSVQTPDNSSVSFGDDEIDMSSQQNNQDVNDFDEDEPDSKRWKAEGENEGVPGPGNRTVREPRVVVQTQSDIDILDDGYRWRKYGQKVVKGNPNPRSYYKCTTMGCPVRKHVERASHDTKSVITTYEGKHNHDVPAARGSGAPLLTRPQPDCHGAAMAIRPSVMMNHVNQIVANNAFNGRLNAAVNYGLGYQNSINSFITQQQQLLQQQQAHMGNMFSETKEEPREDSFLDSLLI, from the exons ATGGCTTCTTCCGCCGGAAGCTTGGACTCGCCGGCCAACTCCACCGGGACGACGGCGTTCGCCTTCTCGCCGACCTGCTCCTCCTTCACGGAGCTCCTAGCCAGCGACGACGGAGGCCGGAGGGACTCCGAGGGGAGCGGAGGAGGAGTGCCCAAGTTCAAGTCGGCACCGCCACCGTCGCTGCCCATATCCCGACCGCCCGTCTCGGCTTCCTCCTGCTTCGCCATCCCCGCCGGACTTAGCCCTGCGGAGCTCTTGGATTCCCCTCTTCTCCTCTCGTCTTCTCAT ATGTTGCCATCTCCAACTACGGGGACTTTTCCGGCACAAGCTTTGAATTCGAGGTTCTTCTCTTCTACTTCTCAACTTGGCAACAGCATCGAGAACAAAAATTTCTCCTTCCGTACCAACACAATTCCACAAAACTTGCAGACGGCACCGTATCAGAATTCCCTGGCTGCAATTTCTCCG TGGAATCATCATGAGACCAGTGGCAACAACTCTGAACTATCTTCCTTGAAATCCAGCATCAAAGTTGAAGCTGTCGCTCCAGCGCAGGCAAACTCTCAAGCCAGCAATGGCGGTGGAATCCAAGCTTCTGTGTCTCTTCAAGATCAGAGGAGGTTGGAGGATGGATACAACTGGAGGAAATATGGCCAGAAACAAGTCAAAGCAAGTGACAACCCGCGAAGCTACTACAAGTGTACATACCCTAATTGCCCAACGAAGAAGAAGGTGGAGAGATCCTTGGATGGGCAGATCACTGAAATTGTGTACAAGGGGACTCACAATCACCCAAAACCTCAATCCACCAGAAGGAACTCAGTTGCTATGGCCCAAGCATTCCAGGGTGCTGTGTCTTCCAAAGCTTCTGAGAACTCCTGCGGGCAATCAGACATGCCTATTGATTCAGTTCAGACGCCTGATAATTCGTCAGTGTCGTTTGGGGACGATGAGATTGATATGAGCTCCCAACAGAATAATCAGGATGTCAATGATTTCGATGAAGACGAACCTGATTCCAAGCGATG GAAGGCGGAAGGTGAGAATGAAGGGGTGCCAGGCCCAGGAAATAGAACTGTTAGAGAGCCCAGAGTGGTGGTTCAGACACAGAGTGACATCGACATCCTTGATGATGGTTATCGATGGAGAAAATATGGACAAAAGGTGGTGAAAGGGAATCCAAATCCAAG GAGTTACTACAAATGCACCACCATGGGTTGCCCAGTGAGGAAACATGTGGAGAGAGCATCCCATGATACGAAATCAGTGATCACCACATACGAAGGCAAGCACAACCATGATGTGCCTGCAGCCAGAGGCAGCGGTGCGCCGCTACTCACCCGGCCTCAGCCAGATTGCCATGGTGCCGCCATGGCAATTCGCCCATCGGTCATGATGAATCACGTCAACCAAATTGTGGCCAACAATGCCTTCAACGGTAGACTGAATGCAGCAGTGAATTATGGGTTAGGTTATCAGAACTCAATCAACTCATTCATAACTCAACAACAACAGCTGCTGCAGCAGCAACAAGCACACATGGGGAACATGTTCTCCGAAACAAAGGAAGAACCAAGGGAAGACTCGTTCCTCGACTCACTGCTAATTTAA
- the LOC122005439 gene encoding dehydration-responsive element-binding protein 2B-like gives MTETDSKRKVRRGSSGSASVSQTLAWWKQHNHQLGSFLDSEKQVVKPPAKGSKKGCMRGKGGPENGSCRYRGVRQRTWGKWVAEIREPNRGGRLWLGTFPDATQAALAYDNAARAMYGALARVNLPSSALCEPTATSYHSDAADASIFSQDSHQQDAVGISVLRQTDMEVQRTGHDGATAMDHALRHKEAGIKLPKVEKIEEVGYYDAANNTSQLHQTETRFPKIEQRDELGCYVEPSSSSAADTSNIVFQESNMEEEFSMEEMLNMMATDMTNDEGVTGSNWQHHLPEDITYHSQNLDPAAMIWGLYPNLLDVGFSNSLMVPIGDDWNTLQVDSPKSIAGFGMSNADVPPNQ, from the exons ATGACAGAGACGGATAG TAAGAGGAAAGTACGTAGGGGGAGTAGTGGCTCCGCTTCTGTATCCCAAACACTTGCTTGGTGGAAGCAGCACAATCATCAGCTTGGCAGTTTCCTTGACAGTGAAAAGCAAGTGGTAAAGCCACCTGCGAAAGGTTCAAAAAAAGGATGCATGCGAGGTAAAGGAGGACCAGAGAATGGCAGTTGCAGATATCGTGGTGTAAGACAGCGAACATGGGGCAAATGGGTCGCGGAGATCCGAGAACCAAACCGAGGAGGCCGTCTTTGGTTAGGAACCTTTCCTGATGCCACCCAAGCTGCTCTTGCTTATGATAATGCAGCAAGGGCAATGTATGGAGCTCTTGCTCGTGTCAACTTGCCTAGCAGCGCCTTGTGTGAACCGACCGCGACCTCGTATCATTCAGATGCTGCTGATGCCTCCATCTTTAGCCAAGATTCTCATCAACAGGATGCTGTGGGTATATCTGTGCTTCGCCAGACTGACATGGAGGTTCAAAGAACTGGTCATGACGGTGCAACAGCCATGGACCATGCACTTCGACACAAAGAAGCTGGAATCAAGCTTCCCAAGGTGGAAAAGATAGAGGAGGTAGGATACTATGATGCTGCGAACAATACATCCCAACTCCATCAGACTGAAACCAGGTTTCCGAAGATAGAGCAGAGAGATGAGTTGGGGTGTTATGTTGaaccatcatcatcatctgcagCTGACACTTCGAATATCGTTTTCCAAGAGTCGAACATGGAGGAAGAATTCTCCATGGAAGAGATGCTGAACATGATGGCTACTGATATGACAAATGATGAAGGCGTCACTGGTTCAAACTGGCAACACCACTTGCCTGAAGATATCACATACCATTCTCAAAATCTAGATCCTGCTGCCATGATCTGGGGTCTGTACCCGAACCTGCTGGATGTTGGCTTCAGCAACAGTCTGATGGTGCCCATCGGTGATGATTGGAACACTTTGCAAGTCGACTCTCCAAAGAGTATAGCAGGGTTTGGAATGTCCAACGCAGACGTGCCTCCAAACCAATAG
- the LOC122004213 gene encoding uncharacterized protein LOC122004213, whose translation MEIDYRTHLTAMLDVTRFLLKQGLPFRGHDESTSSSNREITLAIINDIEDKFFSLMVYEARDSSVKEHMGVVLRFVNKKGCVIERFLAVVHVPDTSSHSLKMAIDALFVQHDLSLSRLRGQGYDGASNMRGILVQKLVETEKHSVFPLVYRMIELALVLPVATTSVERVFSAMKTVKTDLCIEWEMNE comes from the exons ATGGAAATTGATTATCGCACTCATTTAACAGCAATGTTGGATGTGACACGCTTTCTATTGAAGCAAGGGTTGCCCTTTCGTGGACACGATGAGTCAACTAGTTCTTCAAATAGAG AGATCACACTTGCTATAATCAATGATATTGAAGATAAATTCTTTTCTTTGATGGTTTATGAGGCTCGGGACAGTTCAGTGAAGGAGCATATGGGAGTTGTTTTGAGGTTTGTGAATAAAAAAGGATGTGTGATTGAACGATTTCTTGCAGTTGTGCATGTGCCTGACACTAGTTCTCATTCTTTGAAAATGGCTATTGATGCTTTATTTGTGCAACATGATTTATCATTATCTAGATTGAGAGGCCAAGGATATGATGGAGCTTCAAATATGCGTG GAATTCTTGTTCAGAAATTGGTTGAGACTGAAAAACATTCGGTGTTCCCATTGGTTTATCGTATGATAGAGTTGGCATTAGTTTTACCAGTTGCAACTACTTCGGTTGAACGAGTTTTTTCTGCAATGAAGACTGTGAAGACTGATTTATGTATAGAATGGGAGATGAATGAATGA